A DNA window from Vigna angularis cultivar LongXiaoDou No.4 chromosome 1, ASM1680809v1, whole genome shotgun sequence contains the following coding sequences:
- the LOC108327592 gene encoding heat stress transcription factor A-4c — protein sequence MDEALGSSCSLPPFLAKTYEMVDDPSTNSIVSWSASSKSFVVWNPPEFARDLLPRFFKHNNFSSFIRQLNTYGFRKIDPEQWEFANDDFVRGQPHLMKNIHRRKPVHSHSLQNLQAQGPLGESERQSFTNEIEKLKHDKERLLAELQKFQHEWQTYEIQVHCSNDRLEKLEQKQHKMVSSVSHVLQKPVIAVNILPLTETMDRKRRLPRSGHYYEEASIEDAIETSQMLPRENGDNTTVLTLNVDRLDQLESSVAFWEAIAHDIGDNFAQIQSNMDVDESRSCADSPSISCAQLDVEIRPKSSGIDMNSEPTVAAVPEPVASKDQPAGITVAATGVNDVFWEQFLTEDPGASETQEVQSERKDSDGRKNEGKPNDLSKFWWNIRSANTHSEPMGHVGQAEKT from the exons ATGGATGAGGCACTGGGTAGTTCATGTTCCCTGCCCCCTTTCCTGGCGAAGACTTATGAGATGGTTGATGATCCTTCCACGAATTCAATTGTTTCGTGGAGTGCCTCTAGTAAAAGTTTCGTTGTGTGGAATCCTCCAGAATTTGCTAGGGATTTGCTGCCTAGATTCTTTAAGCACAACAATTTCTCAAGTTTCATCAGGCAGCTCAACACATAT GGATTTAGAAAAATTGACCCGGAACAATGGGAATTTGCCAATGATGATTTTGTAAGAGGGCAACCTCATCTTATGAAGAACATTCATAGACGGAAGCCGGTTCATAGCCATTCTTTGCAGAATCTCCAAGCACAGGGCCCATTAGGGGAATCAGAAAGGCAGAGTTTTACTAATGAAATAGAGAAGCTTAAACATGATAAAGAGCGACTTCTAGCCGAATTGCAGAAATTTCAGCATGAGTGGCAGACATATGAGATACAAGTACATTGCTCAAACGATAGGTTGGAAAAGTTAGAACAAAAGCAACACAAGATGGTTTCTTCGGTTTCTCACGTATTGCAGAAACCTGTGATTGCTGTAAATATCTTGCCTCTGACAGAAACTATGGATAGAAAACGAAGGTTACCGAGAAGTGGCCACTACTATGAAGAAGCTAGTATTGAAGATGCTATTGAAACTTCTCAAATGTTACCAAGAGAAAATGGAGATAATACCACTGTCTTGACATTAAATGTGGATCGATTGGATCAGCTTGAATCATCCGTGGCATTTTGGGAGGCTATTGCACATGATATTGGAGACAACTTCGCCCAAATTCAGTCAAACATGGATGTTGATGAATCTAGAAGTTGTGCTGATAGTCCATCCATATCTTGTGCCCAATTAGATGTTGAAATTCGGCCTAAATCATCTGGAATTGATATGAACTCTGAGCCAACTGTAGCTGCTGTCCCAGAGCCAGTTGCATCAAAAGATCAACCTGCAGGAATCACTGTCGCAGCGACTGGAGTTAATGATGTATTCTGGGAACAGTTCTTGACAGAGGATCCTGGGGCATCAGAAACACAGGAAGTGCAGTCAGAAAGAAAGGATTCTGATGGCAGAAAGAATGAAGGAAAACCCAATGACCTTAGCAAATTTTGGTGGAATATACGGAGTGCAAATACTCATTCAGAACCGATGGGGCATGTTGGTCAGGCAGAGAAAACTTAG